The following are encoded in a window of Halosolutus halophilus genomic DNA:
- a CDS encoding ATP-binding protein, with protein MERFVNREDELSRLRGCYRSDAAEMVVIFGRRRLGKTQLVQHSLSDRDDAVVYQATETTSQIQLDEFVTVAADTFPGITEIKQNWEALLGYLGEQDGIVVLDEFPYLIDADESLPSVIQRLWDQRLRSTSGTFVLVGSSISMMEEATLLGNSPLYGRFTEKLDLRPLNFSAAQEFLPDGYSPEERIFMWGIFGGVPYYLDGVDLNQNLGSVLTQEVLSQKGYLHNEPEYVLRTELTDPNRYFAILTAIAAGKTTSNEIAQAVGIDGKQISTYTQKLERLRLIEREVPLTEEKAKSRRGRYRILDPLFRFCFRFVYGNEDRYERLGEDAYEAVIEPELPDFVSQEFENLCQDALPNLYPEATFLDIGRWWYKEHEVDVVGFTTDGTMVVGECKFTNAPLDYSALASLENHAAEIRWTPNTGNIDTEYALFTRSGATQSVQEAVAERDDLQLFELSDVTNASGNTIY; from the coding sequence ATGGAGCGCTTTGTGAACCGGGAAGACGAACTCTCGCGTTTACGGGGGTGTTACAGATCCGACGCCGCCGAGATGGTTGTTATCTTCGGCCGGCGTCGTCTTGGAAAAACACAACTCGTCCAGCACTCTCTTTCCGACCGAGACGACGCCGTCGTCTACCAGGCCACGGAAACTACATCACAAATACAACTCGACGAATTCGTTACTGTCGCTGCCGACACGTTTCCCGGAATTACGGAAATAAAACAGAACTGGGAAGCCCTCTTGGGGTATCTCGGCGAGCAAGACGGTATCGTCGTCCTCGACGAATTTCCGTACCTCATCGACGCCGACGAGAGTCTTCCGTCGGTCATCCAGCGGTTGTGGGACCAGCGATTACGGAGTACCTCAGGAACGTTCGTTCTGGTTGGATCGTCAATCAGCATGATGGAAGAAGCGACTCTTTTAGGGAACAGTCCTCTGTACGGACGGTTCACGGAAAAACTTGATCTCCGTCCCCTCAACTTCTCTGCTGCACAGGAGTTCCTCCCGGACGGCTACTCTCCCGAAGAGCGGATTTTCATGTGGGGTATCTTTGGCGGCGTCCCGTACTACCTCGACGGCGTCGATCTCAACCAGAACCTCGGGTCAGTTCTCACCCAGGAAGTGCTCTCCCAAAAGGGGTACCTCCACAACGAACCAGAGTACGTTCTCCGGACCGAGCTCACGGACCCGAATCGGTACTTTGCGATCCTCACAGCGATTGCTGCGGGGAAGACGACATCGAACGAAATCGCCCAAGCGGTGGGAATCGACGGAAAGCAAATCTCGACGTACACCCAGAAGTTAGAACGATTGCGTCTCATCGAGCGTGAGGTCCCTCTCACCGAAGAGAAAGCGAAGTCACGCCGCGGACGCTATCGGATATTGGATCCCCTATTCCGCTTCTGCTTCCGCTTCGTCTACGGCAACGAAGATCGGTACGAACGACTGGGCGAGGACGCCTACGAGGCAGTCATCGAACCAGAGCTTCCAGACTTCGTCAGTCAGGAATTCGAGAATCTCTGTCAGGATGCTCTTCCTAACCTGTATCCAGAAGCGACGTTCCTCGATATCGGCCGCTGGTGGTACAAAGAACACGAGGTTGATGTCGTCGGCTTCACCACAGATGGGACGATGGTCGTGGGAGAGTGTAAGTTCACGAACGCGCCGCTCGACTACAGTGCGCTCGCCTCGCTCGAAAACCATGCTGCAGAGATCCGCTGGACTCCAAATACTGGCAACATCGACACGGAATACGCGTTGTTCACACGCAGTGGTGCCACACAATCCGTACAAGAAGCTGTGGCCGAGCGTGATGACTTACAACTATTCGAATTGAGTGACGTTACCAACGCGTCCGGGAACACCATCTATTGA